The following are encoded in a window of Candidatus Aminicenantes bacterium genomic DNA:
- a CDS encoding 4Fe-4S dicluster domain-containing protein, which produces MESDKKLIGRSELEKLFSQWQSQGTRILAPKKNNDTIDFALVTTLAEVSLDQVQTVQSAKTSVFPRVEELFSFTSRDGRVVIRERDRNALPATVLFGVRPCDAAAFAALKAIFTWDSPDDLFSARMEKMTVIAVSCARADAYCFCTSVGGGPGATAGSDMLLTETGPGEYLAEIVSEKGLMAVGETSGLRPCPANVNKEAHLAKLEPAFAREKVAPALARLFDDAAFWAEQSLRCLGCGACAYVCPTCACFDIQDEGGGSGQRLRCWDSCGFGLFTLHTSGHNPRPVQSQRWRQRLMHKFAYMPERQQVLGCVGCGRCSRACPVDMNILEHVRSITEAKP; this is translated from the coding sequence ATGGAAAGCGATAAAAAGCTGATCGGCCGCTCCGAACTGGAGAAACTGTTTTCCCAATGGCAGAGCCAGGGCACGCGCATCCTGGCCCCGAAAAAAAACAACGACACGATTGATTTCGCCTTGGTGACCACCCTCGCCGAAGTCAGCCTCGACCAGGTGCAGACCGTGCAGTCGGCCAAAACGTCCGTTTTCCCGAGGGTCGAGGAGCTGTTTTCGTTCACGAGCCGGGACGGTCGGGTCGTAATCCGCGAACGCGACCGCAACGCCCTGCCCGCTACCGTGCTGTTCGGGGTGCGTCCCTGCGATGCTGCCGCCTTCGCCGCGTTGAAAGCCATCTTCACCTGGGATTCCCCCGATGACCTGTTCTCGGCGCGGATGGAAAAAATGACCGTGATCGCCGTCTCCTGCGCACGCGCCGATGCGTACTGTTTTTGCACCTCCGTGGGCGGCGGTCCCGGGGCCACGGCCGGCAGCGACATGCTGCTGACCGAGACGGGTCCCGGCGAGTACCTGGCCGAGATCGTTTCAGAAAAAGGGCTCATGGCTGTTGGTGAAACCTCGGGGCTGAGGCCGTGCCCCGCCAACGTGAACAAGGAAGCCCATCTGGCCAAGTTGGAACCGGCTTTCGCCCGGGAAAAAGTCGCTCCCGCCCTGGCGCGACTTTTCGACGACGCCGCTTTCTGGGCCGAGCAGTCGCTGCGCTGCCTGGGCTGCGGCGCCTGCGCCTACGTCTGCCCGACCTGCGCTTGCTTCGACATCCAGGACGAGGGCGGCGGCTCGGGCCAGCGGCTGCGCTGCTGGGACTCCTGCGGCTTCGGCCTCTTCACCTTGCACACCTCCGGCCACAATCCGCGGCCCGTCCAGAGCCAACGCTGGCGCCAGCGCCTGATGCACAAGTTTGCCTACATGCCGGAGCGCCAGCAGGTCCTGGGCTGCGTGGGCTGCGGCCGCT